A genome region from Stenotrophomonas maltophilia includes the following:
- a CDS encoding pseudouridine synthase: MLIAFNKPFNVLCQFTDRSVPPRPTLAGFGLPPRVYAAGRLDHDSEGLLLLTDNGTLAHKLTDPRHKADKTYWVQVEGTPSDEQLQRLRDGVELNDGPTLPAKIERLDPAPSLWTRDPPVRFRKTVPDAWLAITIREGRNRQVRRMTAAVNLPTLRLVRVSMGPYRLDDLQPGQWRQIG, translated from the coding sequence ATGCTGATCGCCTTCAACAAGCCCTTCAACGTGCTCTGCCAGTTCACCGACCGCAGCGTGCCGCCGCGGCCGACCCTGGCCGGGTTCGGCCTGCCGCCGCGCGTGTATGCCGCCGGTCGTCTGGACCATGACAGCGAAGGCCTGCTGCTGCTGACGGATAACGGCACGCTGGCGCACAAGCTGACCGACCCCAGGCACAAGGCCGACAAGACCTACTGGGTGCAGGTGGAAGGCACGCCCAGCGATGAGCAGCTGCAACGGCTGCGCGATGGGGTGGAGCTGAATGACGGGCCGACCTTGCCGGCGAAGATCGAGCGCCTCGATCCGGCGCCGTCGCTGTGGACACGCGATCCGCCGGTGCGCTTCCGCAAGACCGTCCCCGATGCCTGGCTGGCGATCACTATCCGCGAGGGCCGCAATCGCCAGGTGCGGCGGATGACCGCGGCGGTGAACCTGCCGACGCTGCGCCTGGTCCGCGTTTCGATGGGACCCTACCGGCTGGACGACCTGCAGCCGGGGCAGTGGCGGCAGATCGGCTGA
- a CDS encoding class I SAM-dependent methyltransferase: MMPASSLRGCRLLLASALLAAVPAFAAPATVAPAKIQVSPAIEAAVKAPTRDANNIKRDGFRHPAQTLSFFKVAPEKTVIEITPGNGWYSEILAPLLHDKGHYVAAVVDPMAVPEGRGRDYQQRSRDSLEKKYAGAPAQFGKTAVVAYDPAKPVFGPANSADVVLTFRNVHNWRKAGQAQGMFQGFFNVLKPGGVLGVVEHRAKADVADDDDTGYVGQQQVIAMAEAAGFKLDARSEVNANPRDTKDHPNGVWTLPPTNQHDKADDAKYQAIGESDRMTLRFIKP; encoded by the coding sequence ATGATGCCTGCTTCGTCCCTGCGTGGCTGCCGCCTGCTGCTTGCTTCGGCCCTGCTTGCTGCTGTTCCCGCGTTCGCCGCACCGGCCACGGTGGCGCCGGCGAAGATTCAGGTCTCGCCGGCCATCGAGGCGGCGGTGAAGGCGCCCACCCGCGATGCCAACAACATCAAGCGCGATGGCTTCCGTCATCCGGCGCAGACGCTGTCGTTCTTCAAGGTGGCTCCGGAAAAGACCGTCATCGAGATCACCCCCGGCAACGGCTGGTACTCGGAGATCCTGGCGCCGCTGCTGCATGACAAGGGTCATTACGTCGCCGCCGTGGTCGACCCGATGGCCGTGCCCGAAGGCCGCGGCCGTGACTACCAGCAGCGCAGCCGCGACAGCCTGGAGAAGAAGTACGCCGGCGCCCCGGCGCAGTTCGGCAAGACTGCCGTGGTGGCCTACGATCCGGCGAAGCCGGTGTTCGGCCCGGCCAATTCAGCCGACGTGGTGCTGACCTTCCGCAACGTGCACAACTGGCGCAAGGCCGGCCAGGCGCAGGGCATGTTCCAGGGCTTCTTCAATGTACTCAAGCCGGGTGGCGTCCTGGGCGTGGTCGAGCATCGCGCCAAGGCCGATGTGGCCGACGACGATGACACCGGCTATGTCGGCCAGCAGCAGGTGATCGCGATGGCCGAGGCCGCCGGCTTCAAGCTGGATGCGCGCAGCGAGGTCAACGCCAACCCGCGCGACACCAAGGACCACCCGAACGGTGTTTGGACGCTGCCGCCGACCAACCAGCACGACAAGGCCGATGATGCGAAGTACCAGGCGATCGGCGAAAGCGACCGCATGACCCTGCGCTTCATCAAGCCGTAA
- a CDS encoding aldo/keto reductase gives MTATRELGRSGLHVRPLAFGGNVFGWSADEKASFALLDAFVDAGFNLVDTADVYSAWVSGNAGGESEALIGKWFARSGKRDKVVLATKVAKWAERPGLTPDNITAAVEDSLRRLQTDVIDLYQAHEDDESTPLEATLAAFGRLIEAGKVRAIGASNYSATRLADALKVSTDYKLPRYETLQPEYNLYDRAGYEKELEPLVQREQIGVIGYYALASGFLSGKYRTPADAAKSPARGETVVKRYLNPRGLRILQALDDVASKHGASAAQIALAWQIARPSITAPIVSATSVEQLHDLLAAANVSLSVQDVAQLDAASTEA, from the coding sequence ATGACGGCAACCCGCGAACTGGGCCGTTCCGGCCTGCATGTACGTCCGCTCGCCTTCGGTGGCAACGTGTTCGGCTGGAGCGCCGATGAGAAGGCCAGCTTCGCCCTGCTCGATGCCTTCGTCGATGCCGGCTTCAACCTGGTCGATACCGCCGATGTGTATTCGGCCTGGGTATCCGGCAATGCCGGCGGCGAATCGGAAGCGCTGATCGGCAAGTGGTTCGCCCGCAGCGGCAAGCGCGACAAGGTGGTGCTGGCGACCAAGGTGGCCAAGTGGGCCGAGCGTCCCGGCCTGACCCCGGACAACATCACTGCGGCGGTCGAGGATTCGCTGCGCCGCCTGCAGACCGACGTCATCGATCTTTACCAGGCCCACGAGGATGACGAGTCGACGCCGCTGGAAGCCACGCTGGCTGCGTTCGGACGCCTGATCGAAGCCGGCAAGGTACGCGCCATCGGCGCCTCCAACTACAGCGCCACGCGCCTGGCCGACGCGCTGAAGGTGTCCACCGACTACAAGCTGCCGCGTTACGAAACCCTGCAGCCGGAGTACAACCTGTACGACCGCGCCGGCTACGAGAAGGAACTGGAACCGCTGGTGCAGCGCGAACAGATCGGCGTGATCGGTTACTACGCGCTGGCCAGTGGCTTCCTCAGCGGCAAGTACCGCACGCCGGCTGATGCGGCCAAGAGCCCGGCGCGTGGCGAGACAGTAGTGAAGCGCTATCTGAACCCGCGCGGCCTGCGCATCCTGCAGGCGCTGGATGACGTGGCCAGCAAGCACGGCGCCAGCGCTGCGCAGATCGCACTGGCCTGGCAGATCGCACGGCCGTCGATCACCGCGCCGATCGTCAGCGCTACCAGCGTCGAACAGCTGCACGATCTGCTGGCGGCGGCGAACGTGTCGTTGAGCGTGCAGGATGTCGCGCAGCTGGATGCCGCCAGCACGGAAGCCTGA
- a CDS encoding slipin family protein encodes MFWTIKVVIGDGERGLVYRNRRFQQILLPGVHRLSLFGGRPQVDIHNASKGAAYSGSDQDSLIEALGATLDTHFVLANVGAGEVGLLLRNGRIDEVLPPGSRRLYWRGSVDTQVRVMALGDEPRVPADVQQRLGQLGVLPRVAVISTVPSESVGLLFIDGTLRQTLDAGLHAFWNFNGNVSVERVELRARSLDVSGQELLSRDKVTLRVNLAATVQVVDPVRAHRSLSNADEFIYRQLQFGLRQAIAVRSLDELLGDKAALDGEIAAHVQAAIEGHGVRLLGVGIKDVILPGEMKEILNGVVLAEKQAQASVIRRREEANATRSQLNTAKLIEDNPVLMRLKELEALEKVTEKIDKLTVFGGLDGVLKQLVTIR; translated from the coding sequence ATGTTCTGGACCATCAAGGTCGTGATCGGCGACGGCGAGCGCGGCCTGGTGTATCGCAACCGTCGTTTCCAGCAGATCCTGCTGCCGGGTGTGCACCGCCTGTCGCTGTTCGGCGGCCGCCCACAGGTGGACATCCACAACGCATCGAAGGGCGCGGCCTACTCCGGCAGCGACCAGGACAGCCTGATCGAAGCGCTGGGCGCGACGCTGGACACGCACTTCGTGCTGGCCAACGTCGGTGCCGGCGAGGTCGGCCTGCTGCTGCGCAACGGCCGCATCGACGAGGTGCTGCCGCCGGGCAGCCGCCGCCTGTACTGGCGCGGTTCTGTCGACACTCAGGTGCGCGTGATGGCACTCGGTGACGAGCCGCGCGTCCCGGCGGACGTGCAGCAGCGGCTGGGCCAGCTGGGCGTGCTGCCGCGTGTGGCGGTGATCAGCACCGTGCCGAGCGAGTCGGTGGGCCTGCTGTTCATCGATGGCACGCTGCGGCAGACGCTGGACGCCGGCCTGCACGCGTTCTGGAACTTCAACGGCAACGTGTCGGTGGAGCGTGTGGAGCTGCGTGCGCGTTCGCTGGACGTATCCGGCCAGGAGCTGCTCAGCCGCGACAAGGTGACCCTGCGGGTGAACCTGGCCGCGACCGTGCAGGTGGTCGACCCGGTGCGGGCACACCGCTCGCTCAGCAATGCTGATGAGTTCATCTATCGGCAGCTGCAGTTCGGCCTGCGCCAGGCGATTGCCGTGCGCAGCCTGGACGAGCTGCTGGGTGACAAGGCGGCACTGGACGGTGAGATCGCCGCCCATGTGCAGGCCGCGATCGAGGGCCACGGTGTACGTCTGCTTGGCGTGGGCATCAAGGACGTGATCCTGCCGGGCGAGATGAAGGAGATCCTCAACGGCGTGGTGCTGGCCGAGAAGCAGGCCCAGGCCAGCGTGATCCGCCGCCGCGAGGAGGCCAATGCCACGCGTTCGCAGCTCAACACCGCAAAGCTGATCGAGGACAACCCGGTGCTGATGCGCTTGAAGGAGCTGGAGGCGCTGGAGAAGGTCACCGAGAAGATCGACAAGCTCACCGTGTTCGGCGGCCTGGATGGCGTGCTGAAGCAGCTGGTGACGATCAGGTAG